The segment ACGTTAGCGTAAAGCCTGAATCCCTCCTCCATCTCGATTATAGCGTAAACCTTTCCTTGAAATTCGGTAACTGAGAATACCTTACCCTTGCCTGAGCTCACTCTAACCTCAAGGCTAGATGAGTGACAGTTGGGGCACCTGTCCCTCGGGTAAAAGAAGTTTCTTTTACAATTTAAGCAGTGTAGGTAAGGAACTTTACCCTCTCTAAAGGACTCCATCTCACTCACCAAGGATCATAGTGGTCGAGTGTGCCCTGTTCCATCCTCCTATTCCGTTAATTAACACTTGATTCACGTCCTTAACCTGTCTTCCCTCTCCCATGCGGTTCAGCTGAATTAAGGCCTCCTCTAAAATCACCCCTCCGCTCATGTATGCCGGCTGTCCAACGTTAAGAGATCCTCCTCCAGTGTTTATGGGGATCTCCCCCTGATAGGTGAAATCTACCTCTTCGGCGAACTTCCCTCCCTTCCCCTTCTCCGTCAACCCAACGTCTTCGAGTTGTAGAAGCACGGTAATCGTAAAGGAATCGTAAAGCTGAAAACAATCGATCTTATCAAGCATTTGGCGAGCTCCCCTTGCGCTCTCTATCGCCGGCGTTGACACTATGTCCGGCAATTCAGGAGGCATGTCTGGCCAGTGCGCCTCACCGAAATGTTTTATCCTCAGAGGTCTTAAGTTAGATTTCCCCCCGGACTTACCTACTACGAAAACGTGAAAACCGTCAACTGGGTAAACTATCTCCAGCAGTCTCAGCGGATCGCTCACTATCCTAGAAGAGATAACGTCCTTCACCTCAATCCTCTCTTTGTAAATTGCACTTGGATTACCTGACGCGTTGAACCTCTGCTTCACTGCTATCTCCGCCCTCTGTTCGTCAGACGTGCCGAAGAGGTGGGAGTGTCTCTTTGCTACTAGAGCGTAGTCCGTGACTGGGTTCATGTCCTCGTATGTCCTGAAGTACTCGTCAAAGGGAGTTAAGGTAATCCCTTTATAAGCTCTATCTATAGAGTCAGCCGTTACCTTCCTTTCCCTCACTGGAGAGGCTTTCCCTCCTACAATTAATAAGACGTTGTCGGCGTCCCCTGACGCGATCGCCTTCTCTGCCCTGTAGAGCATGGCTAAAGCTGAGGCTCCACCGAAATCGACGTAGTCTAAAAACCTAGGTCTGATACCCAGATATTGAGCCAATTGACTTGTGTAAAAGTGAAGGGCTATGTTGCCATCGAAAGTGCCAGGGAGAAAAGTGGCGATCAATCCGTCTATGTTATCCCTTTGGAGTCCTGCCATCTCCAAGGCCTTATCCACAGTATCAGACATGAGACGGAAGGTCGACCCTTCGTACCTCTTGTGGATTGAACTCGAGAAACCTAAGATCACGTTCTCACCTAGAAAGTGAGTCCACCCGTCACACCTATCACTTCACCCGTAATGTAAGAGGCCTCGTCTGAAGCCAAGAACACAACGAGGCCGGCCACGTCTTCAGGCGTGCCTACTCTAGGGATGGAAAGTCTCTGAAGGAACTTCTCCCTTACCTTTTCGGGTACAGACCTGGTCATGGGGGTGTCTATGAAACCTGGTGCTATAGCGTTAACCGTGATGTTGTACCTACCGAGTTCCTTGGAGAGCGTCTTGGTGAAGCCTATCAGCCCTGCCTTCGCTGCCGAATAGTTGGCCTGACCAATGTTACCCGTCCAACTTAAGGAGGACATGTTAATGATCCTCCCGTGTCCGCTCCTTATCATCGTCTCCACAACCTGTTTAGTCATGTTAAAAGCTCCGTATAGGTTGACCTTTATTACGAAATCCCAATCCTCCTTAGACATCTTCACGAAAAGCGAGTCCCTTATAACCCCGGCGTTGTTCACCAAAACGTCAACGTGATCGCTATTGAAGGCTTTGAGCGACTCGGTGACGAACGTTGCGCACGAGTCCCAGTCAGTGACGTCCAAAGGCAGGCCCACAACGTTCAACCCTTTCCTCCTTAGGCTCTCCGCTCCCTCATCGTAGTTTCTTACGTCCCCGATAGCGACGTTGTACCCTCTTTCACCCAACATCTGAGCTATGGTGTATCCTATCCCCCTAGCCCCTCCAGTGACTAGGGCCAATCTCCTCTCGTGTCTCAGGCTCATCCTAATATTAAGTCATTCCTAAGATAAATAATTATGGATGTAAAGCCCAAGACTTTTGACGGGACCGTTAAGATGAGCTCCTAGCTTGGGACCTTCTGGTTGTCAACCACGAGAGGACGATAAAGGAGAGCTCTCCTTGGCTGAATCCATGAGGCTGCCCATAAATGAGACTTAAAGTCCTTGCTTTTGGAGCGACATTGTGGATCTCTTGAGTTCATCGTCCGTGGCGATACAAAAGTTCGTGAGTTGATTGAAGCCTTCTCAAGAGATATGACTAAACCCAGGTTATTCGATCACGCTTAACTCCTTCACGAGAAGTTAAGGCTCTGCTTCCAACCACAAAAGGTGAGGGGATAGGCGAACGTATTTTGTGACCTCTTTGGAACTGGGGCTTTGTCCCATTCTTATACAGACAAACTTAAACCCAGTGCGGATTTGAGATAACCTATGAGAAACTTCATAATAGATTGTGATACTGCAGAGGACGACATATTCAGCCTTTTCATGTTACTTCACAACAAGGTTAAAGTACACGCTATAACCGTGGTTGAGGGTAACGTTTCGTTCCCAGTTGAGGTCCAAAACGCCTTATGGGCCTCAGAGTTCTCTAAAAGATTTTTCGGAGAGGAGGTAAAGGTCTATCCAGGTATGGAGAGACCTCTAGTTAAGGATTTTAAGACTGTGGAGAACGTACACGGGAAGGGCGGAATTGGAGACCTTACATTGAGCTCTAACTTGAAACCTGAGGGGAAACACGCTGTTGACCTCATCGTCGAGCTTGCGGATAGATATCCTGGAGAGTTAGAGTTCTTGGCGATCTCACCTTTGACTAACTTGGCCATGGCCTACCTCAAGGACAGGACCGTAGTCGAGAAGATAAAGAAGGTGTGGGTTATGGGAGGTACGATCAACGGACACGGAAACATAACTCCTGTGGCGGAGTACAACGTTTGGGTAGACCCTGACGCGGCCAAGATAGTGTTCAACTCTGGGTTTGACGTAACCATGGTCGCGTGGGACCTCATAACTCAGTTTACAATTAATGAGGAGTGGGAGGAGATAAAGGGCCTTAAAACCGAATTGAGCGAGATGTACGTTAAGTTCTATAAGCACTACAGGGAGTTCGCTATGACCTATCAGAAGATGAAAGGAAACCCTCACCCGGACTTGATAACTACAGCCGTGGCCTTAGATGAAAGGGTTGCAAAGAGGGTTGAGAAGTTCTACGTAGACGTTGAGAACTGCGACTGCTCAACCAGGGGAGTGACGGTGATCGATTATCTTGGAGTGTTAGGAAGGGAACCCAACGTAAACGTTGTCTTAGATTTAAATAAAAAAGCTTTCCTTGAGGACCTCTACTCCTTACTTAGGAGGTAGATCAACGAATCACACGTCTACCTCTATCCAACCGTTGTTGTCCTTAACGGCGTAAGTCTTTAACCCTAGCTTTTCTTTAGGAGCGTCCTTTGCGACGTAGGGGGGCTCTATCATGGAACCTGTCCTAAGGTCGAAGACCGCGTGATGGCAGTAACACTTGACAGTCAAGTCTTGCGCGTTCAACTCCCCTAAGATACACCTCGCGTGAGAGCAGACCGCGTCAATACCGTAGAGTGTGCCGTTCACGTTAGCTATGAAAATAACCTTATCCTCTACCTTAACCGAGGCGTACCTTGCCTTCTCAAGGGCTTTTGAACTTATGGTTCTTTTCCAAACCATGACCGCTCTCGTGTTTATTTGAAATAATAAGCGTTTTATTAAAAGCGTATAAAGGAGTATTTAATAAAATAATATTTATAATTTTAATTATAGTAAAATCTTGATCCCACTGGGTGAGGAAGGCACGTCTGACGGATGAAGCTCGACGAGGGATTTAAGCTCGCGGAAATCAAAGGGTAAGGCGAGTGATCTGTCTAAGAGAGGATCCTCTAAATAGGAGGAGGTTGTGTAGTGACTGGGACCTCTGTAACCCCTTCGTAGAACTAGAGCGTTTAAAGTTCAACCTTGATCCATGATGGACACGAAGACGCGAGGAAGCGATGAGGACTGTCTCACTGTGCTGATCGAAGGCCCACACGCCCCCATATCAAAACACGCTTAGAAGTCCATCTTTAAAAATGGAAGCGTAGATGTGAAGTCTAAGCGCTGTTTTCAACACGATGAGTTATCAAGGTAACATGAGAGGAGGTTGATAAGTTTTGTAGACCTAGCGGAGGTTTAACGCTAGCTCTGGAGGACTGTGGGGCCCACAAGGAGCCCAGATTCGGTAAAGTGGACCCTTTTTCATTAAAAACTTAAAGGTTCAAGAGAGCGTGAAGGGTTTAGCTAGTTTAAGAGATTCTATCTAATTTAAAAACGACTTAGGTACTCCCATCGTAAAGGGCTGAACGATATGGCTCTCAATTGAGACTTTCACTCGCGTCCCTGATGTTCTAGGATACCCTAGGCCTACGTTTAAAGGAAATTACTATCATGAAGGACCGCAGTTCTCACATCGCCATGTGGTGGACCTTCCTAACCGTATGAAGATCCTAGCTCGATTCAAACCAAATGAAACGCTCTAACGTGTTGGGATCATAGATATATCTTTGATTATAGATATATCTTTTATGGACAGAGAGTTCTGGAAGTACGTTCCCATATTGGCGTTCATCTCCGTTATGACCATGTACGTTGAGATGGTAGTTCTACCTTCCCTCCCAAAGATAGAGAGCGAATTTAACGTTTCTTCCTCCCAGGGATCCTGGATACTTTCCTCGGAGACGCTCTCTGGGATGACCTTGGCCCCCTTCGTTGGAAGGATAGCTGACTCCGCAGGTAGGAAGAAGGTTCTCCTCACGATCTTAGCGGTATACCTCGTGTCAGTTGGGTTGACCTCGCTATCGCCAAACTTCGTTATCTTACTAATCTCAAGGGCGGTTCAGGGAATAGGATTGAGCATAAACCCGTTGGCCTACACTATCATAAGGGAGAGGTTGAGCGATAAGGAACTACCTGTGGCTCAGGGTATAATAGCCTCTACGTTCGCGGTAGGGGCGGCCATCTCAATCCCTATAGGTAGCTTCGTATCTCAATACTTTTCCTGGCAGTTCGCCTACGTAACCGCTATCCCGTTTCTACTGCTCGCTTTGGCCTTAGCCTGGATAGTCCTCCCTAGTTCCAAGCCCTCCGTTGTGAAGGATATAGACTCAATAGGAATAGTCCTTCTAGCCATAGGGTTCCTGCTTATCGGAGTGGGGTTCACAGAAGCTCCTATCTGGGGTTGGACCTCACCAGGTTTCATCTCTCTCCTGTTTGCTGGGATCTCTTTCCTCGTTATATTCTCCTCTCACATTAGGAAGGTTCGGAGTCCGCTGATAAACCCTGAGGACCTCAGAAATCCTAACGTAGCTGTTCCCTTAATTTCGTCCTTCATAACGGGCTTCGGACTATTCCTCACCTTTCAATCGCTTGTCTTCCTGTTTGAACTACCTAAGCCGGTAGGGTATGGGCTAAACATACTTGAAACCGGGGAGACCATGGCTCCCATCTCTCTCGTTCTCCTAGTGGGCGGACCTCTCTTTGGTAGTTTAGTCAACAAGGTAGGGTATAAGAGGGTCATAACGTTCTCCTCGACCTCGTCAGCAGCTACGTTGGCGGCTCTTTCTTTCGTCGTAGGAAAGGTTAGTATTCCGCTCTTAATGGGTGTCCTAGTTTCGGTGCTCTTCTTCATCTCAGGCATGAACGTCACTAGGATAACCTTACTTTTAGCCTCCTCCTCTAGGGAGAGGATGGCCTCAATGACTGGAACCAACACCTCAATGAGACTTATGGGTAACACTTTAGGACCTATCATCAGCGGGTCCTTACAGGATACCTTTAAGTTTCCACTTTTCTTAGGTTTCGTAGGTAACGTTCCGCTCTTCACTTTCATCCCTTCGATTCAAGCGTTTCAGTTCTCTTTCATTACCTCTATGTTCTCTATCTTATCTGTTGTGATCTTAGCAACGAGAATTAAGGAGGGGATCCCAGTGAGGTGATCTCTGTCTCAAGTGGGTTCAGCATAGCCTAATGGGCTTAACTTGGACTGTATATTAAGTTAACAAATAGTGTCAAGTTGTTGTCAAATTCAATCTTCAGTTTATACAGCGCTCCTTGGATAGCGTTAACTGGGACGCTCGAGAGGGTTACCGTCAGGTTGTTATTACCTCTATTGATTTGAGACGGGTAGAAAGAGACCGCATAAACGTCGGTCCCCTCGAGAGCTATCCTCCTGATAATCAATTG is part of the Metallosphaera cuprina Ar-4 genome and harbors:
- a CDS encoding Zn-ribbon domain-containing OB-fold protein, producing MESFREGKVPYLHCLNCKRNFFYPRDRCPNCHSSSLEVRVSSGKGKVFSVTEFQGKVYAIIEMEEGFRLYANVLDKVEIGEEVIAVKGDGRPNFKRVSKP
- a CDS encoding thiolase family protein, whose protein sequence is MILGFSSSIHKRYEGSTFRLMSDTVDKALEMAGLQRDNIDGLIATFLPGTFDGNIALHFYTSQLAQYLGIRPRFLDYVDFGGASALAMLYRAEKAIASGDADNVLLIVGGKASPVRERKVTADSIDRAYKGITLTPFDEYFRTYEDMNPVTDYALVAKRHSHLFGTSDEQRAEIAVKQRFNASGNPSAIYKERIEVKDVISSRIVSDPLRLLEIVYPVDGFHVFVVGKSGGKSNLRPLRIKHFGEAHWPDMPPELPDIVSTPAIESARGARQMLDKIDCFQLYDSFTITVLLQLEDVGLTEKGKGGKFAEEVDFTYQGEIPINTGGGSLNVGQPAYMSGGVILEEALIQLNRMGEGRQVKDVNQVLINGIGGWNRAHSTTMILGE
- a CDS encoding beta-ketoacyl-ACP reductase; protein product: MSLRHERRLALVTGGARGIGYTIAQMLGERGYNVAIGDVRNYDEGAESLRRKGLNVVGLPLDVTDWDSCATFVTESLKAFNSDHVDVLVNNAGVIRDSLFVKMSKEDWDFVIKVNLYGAFNMTKQVVETMIRSGHGRIINMSSLSWTGNIGQANYSAAKAGLIGFTKTLSKELGRYNITVNAIAPGFIDTPMTRSVPEKVREKFLQRLSIPRVGTPEDVAGLVVFLASDEASYITGEVIGVTGGLTF
- a CDS encoding nucleoside hydrolase translates to MRNFIIDCDTAEDDIFSLFMLLHNKVKVHAITVVEGNVSFPVEVQNALWASEFSKRFFGEEVKVYPGMERPLVKDFKTVENVHGKGGIGDLTLSSNLKPEGKHAVDLIVELADRYPGELEFLAISPLTNLAMAYLKDRTVVEKIKKVWVMGGTINGHGNITPVAEYNVWVDPDAAKIVFNSGFDVTMVAWDLITQFTINEEWEEIKGLKTELSEMYVKFYKHYREFAMTYQKMKGNPHPDLITTAVALDERVAKRVEKFYVDVENCDCSTRGVTVIDYLGVLGREPNVNVVLDLNKKAFLEDLYSLLRR
- the sdx gene encoding sulredoxin; this encodes MVWKRTISSKALEKARYASVKVEDKVIFIANVNGTLYGIDAVCSHARCILGELNAQDLTVKCYCHHAVFDLRTGSMIEPPYVAKDAPKEKLGLKTYAVKDNNGWIEVDV
- a CDS encoding MFS transporter, translated to MDREFWKYVPILAFISVMTMYVEMVVLPSLPKIESEFNVSSSQGSWILSSETLSGMTLAPFVGRIADSAGRKKVLLTILAVYLVSVGLTSLSPNFVILLISRAVQGIGLSINPLAYTIIRERLSDKELPVAQGIIASTFAVGAAISIPIGSFVSQYFSWQFAYVTAIPFLLLALALAWIVLPSSKPSVVKDIDSIGIVLLAIGFLLIGVGFTEAPIWGWTSPGFISLLFAGISFLVIFSSHIRKVRSPLINPEDLRNPNVAVPLISSFITGFGLFLTFQSLVFLFELPKPVGYGLNILETGETMAPISLVLLVGGPLFGSLVNKVGYKRVITFSSTSSAATLAALSFVVGKVSIPLLMGVLVSVLFFISGMNVTRITLLLASSSRERMASMTGTNTSMRLMGNTLGPIISGSLQDTFKFPLFLGFVGNVPLFTFIPSIQAFQFSFITSMFSILSVVILATRIKEGIPVR